A single genomic interval of Oreochromis aureus strain Israel breed Guangdong linkage group 12, ZZ_aureus, whole genome shotgun sequence harbors:
- the si:ch211-12e13.12 gene encoding paralemmin-2 gives MPCDFPYIDPGKSSGLQSLRQIYMKKQGKGNTASIPISSPTGSSNVQVYHDYEKVAFKMHSGNGHAAENISHPRRDRLSSRASAHVPDINSISHKEKRSTKDEIGHRSFMRMMESSSQGYSGPEDNSTDPHETLTETSTLTFVDACTTEESAESRSLHGVGMVYLKEFVLIDDDEDGDMSLREKTVTDVSLMDGKAADLVCSRLLSTSSGSVSECKEESSAPDAPPPEEPEAAHEKKSCCLCTLF, from the exons ATGCCATGTGATTTTCCTTACATCGACCCGGGGAAGAGTTCAGGCTTACAAAGCTTAAG GCAGATTTACATGAAGAAGCAAGGAAAAGGAAACACTGCCAGCATCCCCATTTCTTCCCCAACAGGGAGCAGCAATGTGCAGGTCTACCATGACTATGAGAAGGTGGCCTTTAAGATGCATTCTGGAAATGGTCATGCTGCAGAAAACATTTCTCATCCCAGGAGAGACCGGCTCTCCAGCCGAGCTAGTGCCCACGTTCCAGACATCAACTCCATCAGCCACAAAGAAAAGCGCAGCACGAAAGATGAGATTGGCCACAGAAGCTTCATGCGGATGATGGAGTCAAGCAGCCAGGGCTACTCGGGGCCAGAAGACAACTCAACAGACCCACATGAGACCCTGACAGAGACTTCAACTCTGACCTTTGTGGATGCATGCACTACGGAGGAGTCAGCAGAGAGCCGCAGTCTCCACGGAGTGGGGATGGTTTATCTCAAGGAGTTTGTGCTCatagatgatgatgaagatggggACATGTCGCTAAGAGAGAAAACAGTGACAGACGTGTCCTTGATGGATGGAAAAGCTGCAGACCTGGTGTGCAGCAGGCTTTTGTCCACCTCCAGCGGTTCAGTGTCAGAGTGCAAGGAGGAGTCATCTGCTCCTGACGCGCCTCCTCCTGAGGAGCCTGAAGCTGCACATgaaaagaaaagctgctgtttgtgcACACTTTTCTGA